One segment of Haloplanus natans DSM 17983 DNA contains the following:
- a CDS encoding translation initiation factor eIF-2B: MIDETIEEIRRMQTHSSSVVAVKATEALAELLDREYRNVEAYERDLERNAGALRRANPSHASLHKAMREVVDGVLGGADTVERAKALTREEIGRIVETIETGKHEAAARAATTFEDGETILTHDFSTTVLEAVEVAAAEGCHLTAYATEARPRHLGRKTARRLAEMDRVDPHLLVDSAAGTILDRCDRVVVGMTCIVGDTLYNRVGTFPLVAAANVVGVPVVVVGSESKIIESDFVFENDEREPTEVIREPIEGVTIENPAYDATPMDLISTVVTDRKQFEH, translated from the coding sequence ATGATCGACGAGACCATCGAGGAGATTCGCCGGATGCAGACCCACAGTTCGTCGGTGGTCGCGGTCAAGGCGACCGAGGCGCTCGCCGAACTCCTCGACCGGGAGTACCGGAACGTCGAGGCCTACGAGCGTGACCTCGAACGCAACGCGGGGGCGCTCCGCCGGGCCAACCCCTCTCACGCCTCCCTCCACAAGGCGATGCGGGAGGTCGTCGACGGCGTTCTCGGCGGGGCCGATACCGTCGAGAGGGCGAAAGCCCTGACCCGCGAGGAGATCGGCCGGATCGTCGAGACGATCGAGACGGGCAAACACGAGGCGGCCGCCCGCGCCGCGACCACCTTCGAGGACGGCGAAACCATCCTCACACACGACTTCTCGACGACCGTCTTAGAGGCCGTCGAGGTGGCCGCCGCCGAGGGCTGTCACCTCACCGCCTACGCCACCGAGGCTCGGCCGCGTCACCTCGGCCGCAAGACCGCCCGCCGCCTCGCGGAGATGGACCGCGTCGACCCACACCTCCTCGTCGACAGCGCGGCGGGCACCATTCTCGACCGCTGTGATCGCGTCGTCGTCGGCATGACCTGCATCGTCGGCGACACGCTCTACAACCGCGTCGGCACCTTTCCGCTCGTCGCCGCCGCGAACGTCGTCGGCGTGCCCGTCGTCGTCGTCGGTTCGGAGTCGAAGATCATCGAGAGCGACTTCGTCTTCGAGAACGACGAGCGCGAACCCACCGAAGTCATCCGCGAGCCAATCGAGGGCGTCACCATCGAGAACCCCGCCTACGACGCGACGCCGATGGATCTGATCTCGACGGTCGTCACCGACCGGAAGCAGTTCGAGCACTAA
- a CDS encoding DUF5822 domain-containing protein, translating into MPHRVERTDPDGVDFGWVMQVTFVATIVAGAPLVAALSTTTTLPTWGARAAFAVRVGAVVWFVTALLAYAYARRQVDT; encoded by the coding sequence GTGCCACACCGCGTCGAACGAACCGATCCCGACGGCGTCGACTTCGGGTGGGTGATGCAGGTGACGTTCGTCGCCACCATCGTCGCCGGTGCGCCCCTCGTCGCCGCCCTATCGACGACGACGACGCTCCCGACGTGGGGCGCCCGCGCCGCCTTCGCCGTCCGCGTCGGGGCGGTCGTCTGGTTCGTCACTGCACTTCTCGCGTACGCGTACGCCCGGCGGCAGGTCGACACGTAG